The proteins below come from a single Lates calcarifer isolate ASB-BC8 linkage group LG11, TLL_Latcal_v3, whole genome shotgun sequence genomic window:
- the si:ch211-256e16.3 gene encoding kelch-like protein 20 — MAEIVDVTFQVQKDASTATPAPPTPLSSEDYLFVEARHPSTVLQGLNSLRLNNAFCDVTLCCGGQEFPCHRIVLASFSSYFQAMFSTDLIESKQERVAINGVEPQMIGMLVSYAYTSEVYISKANVQALLAAANLLDVMAVREACCRFMERQMDEMNCVGIHCFAEAHSCKVLEKRSMDYILEHFTSVCQQEEFLSLCVDKLTEILASDHLNVSKEEMVFEASMLWLNKCPSRKQSFEKVLEHIRLPLISPYYLHDVIEALDVVKENQACQRLISEAKDYLLLKDRRGELYCPRARPRRSTGTAEVIVTVGGEDDKVVLRSVESFDPVTNQWKNLACLPFAVSKHGLVVSDSTLYLAGGEFPDGSASREMWRYDPCFDSWMEMAPMNVARSELGLVMLDGFVYAVGGWEGRSRLDSVECYNPHTNSWQFTESVKMAVTSPAVVALDGLLYVTGGAVLEDGDGTDLAQVYNPKTAVWTEVAPMQIARSGSAACTLKGRIYVIGGWHASTENTDKVECYNPKTNQWTMCAPMKERRYRPGAAVVDGKIYVLGGEEGWDRYHDTIERYCDETDTWEIVGEMPTSRSWLSCVSLQLRKDIHMSSCPGTPNDN, encoded by the exons ATGGCTGAAATAGTCGACGTCACCTTCCAGGTGCAGAAGGACGCCAGCACCGCGACCCCCGCTCCTCCGACCCCCCTGAGCAGCGAGGACTACCTGTTCGTGGAGGCCAGGCACCCCAGCACTGTCCTGCAGGGCCTCAACAGCCTGCGGCTCAACAACGCCTTCTGTGATGTGACTCTGTGCTGTGGAGGACAGGAGTTCCCCTGTCACCGCATCGTGCTGGCCTCTTTCAGCTCTTACTTCCAG GCAATGTTCTCCACTGACCTGATAGAGTCCAAACAAGAGCGGGTTGCCATCAATGGAGTTGAGCCTCAGATGATTGGCATGCTGGTGAGCTACGCCTACACATCAGAGGTCTACATCTCTAAAGCAAATGTGCAG GCTCTGCTGGCAGCAGCCAACCTGCTGGACGTGATGGCCGTCAGAGAGGCCTGTTGTCGCTTCATGGAGCGTCAGATGGACGAGATGAACTGTGTGGGGATTCACTGCTTCGCTGAGGCCCATTCCTGTAAGGTGCTGGAGAAACGCAGCATGGACTACATCCTTGAGCACTTCACCAGTGTCTGTCAGCAG gAGGagttcctgtctctgtgtgtggacaaactgacagaaatccTCGCCAGTGACCATCTCAATGTGTCCAAAGAGGAGATGGTGTTTGAGGCCTCCATGTTGTGGTTGAATAAATGCCCCTCGCGCAAACAGAGCTTTGAAAAG GTCCTCGAGCACATCCGCCTGCCTCTCATCAGCCCCTACTACCTCCACGATGTGATCGAGGCTCTGGACGTGGTGAAGGAGAACCAGGCTTGCCAGAGGCTCATCTCCGAGGCCAAGGACTACCTGCTGCTGAAGGACCGCCGCGGAGAGCTCTACTGCCCCAGAGCAAGGCCTCGCCGGTCCACTG GGACAGCTGAAGTGATAGTGACAGTTGGCGGGGAGGACGACAAGGTGGTGCTGCGCAGCGTCGAGAGCTTCGATCCTGTGACGAATCAGTGGAAGAACCTGGCCTGCCTGCCCTTCGCCGTGAGCAAACACGGGCTGGTCGTGTCGG ACTCGACTCTGTATTTGGCGGGAGGGGAGTTTCCTGACGGTTCAGCCAGCAGGGAGATGTGGCGCTACGACCCCTGCTTTGACTCCTGGATGGAGATGGCCCCCATGAATGTAGCTCGATCGGAGTTAG GCCTGGTGATGCTGGATGGCTTCGTGTATGCAgtgggagggtgggagggacGGTCTCGCCTGGACTCTGTGGAGTGCTACAACCCCCACACCAACTCCTGGCAGTTCACAGAGTCTGTCAAGATGGCCGTCACGAGTCCTGCTGTGGTGGCCCTGGACGGACTGCTCTACGTTACTG GCGGCGCAGTTCTAGAGGACGGTGACGGCACGGACCTTGCCCAGGTGTACAACCCTAAAACCGCAGTATGGACTGAGGTTGCCCCGATGCAGATCGCTCGCTCTGGTTCAGCAGCCTGCACGCTGAAAGGAAGGATCTATGTTATAG GCGGATGGCACGCATCGACAGAGAACACGGATAAGGTAGAGTGCTACAATCCCAAGACCAACCAGTGGACTATGTGCGCTCCCATGAAAGAACGACGCTACCGGCCCGGTGCTGCTGTGGTGGATGGAAAGATCTACGTCCTGGGAGGAGAAGAAGGCTGGGACAG ATATCATGACACTATCGAGAGGTACTGTGACGAGACGGACACGTGGGAGATAGTTGGCGAGATGCCCACCAGTCGCAGCTGGCTCAGCTGTGTGTCTCTACAGCTGAGGAAGGACATCCACATGAGCAGCTGTCCCGGGACGCCAAATGACAACTGA